The following are encoded together in the Colius striatus isolate bColStr4 chromosome 5, bColStr4.1.hap1, whole genome shotgun sequence genome:
- the AGR2 gene encoding anterior gradient protein 2 homolog, translating to MEKSYISLFLLLVALSCALAKDVGKKDTKESAAKPKLPQTLSRGWGDQLIWTQTYEEALFRARHSNKPIMIIHHLEDCPHSQALKKVFAEHKDIQKLAEKFILLNLVYETTDKNLSPDGQYVPRILFIDPSLTVRADITGRYSNRLYAYEPSDISLLYSNMQKALKLLKTEL from the exons ATGGAGAAGAGTTACATATCCCTGTTCCTGCTTCTTGTTGCCCTCTCCTGTGCTCTGGCAAAGGATGTGGGCAAGAAGGACACAAAGGAGAGTGCTGCTAAGCCCAAACTGCCTCAGACACTCTCCAGAG GCTGGGGGGACCAGCTGATCTGGACGCAGACGTACGAGGAGGCGCTGTTCCGCGCCAGGCACAG CAACAAGCCCATCATGATCATCCACCACTTGGAAGACTGCCCGCACAGCCAAG CCCTCAAAAAGGTCTTTGCTGAACATAAAGATATACAGAAATTGGCTGAAAAATTCATTCTTCTGAACCTTGTG tatGAAACCACAGACAAGAATCTTTCACCTGATGGCCAGTATGTCCCTCGGATTTTGTTCATAG atcctTCCCTGACTGTGAGAGCAGACATTACTGGAAGATACTCAAACCGTCTCTATGCATATGAGCCCTCTGACATTTCATTGT TGTACTCAAATATGCAGAAAGCGCTGAAGCTCCTGAAGACTGAACTGTAA
- the TSPAN13 gene encoding tetraspanin-13 — MVCGGFACSKNCLCALNLLYTLVSLLLIGIAAWGIGFGLISSFRVVGVVIAVGVFLFFIALVGLIGAVKHHQVLLFFYMIILLLDFIVQFSVSCACLALNKEQQSHLLEVGWNNTDSARTDIERNLNCCGFRVFDPNETCFSDCFRSHQCQPCAPIMEEYSGMVLRYVGGIGLFFSFTEILGVWLTYRYRNQKDPRANPSAFL, encoded by the exons ctgGTAAGCCTGCTGCTGATTGGAATTGCGGCATGGGGAATCGGCTTCGGCCTCATCTCTAGTTTCAGAGTCGTCGGAGTGGTGATTGCAGTAGGagtcttccttttctttattgCCTTAGTTGGACTGATTGGTGCAGTGAAACATCATCAAGTATTGCTATTCTTT TACATGATTATTCTTTTGCTAGACTTTATTGTCCAGTTTTCTGTCTCCTGTGCCTGTTTGGCACTAAACAAGGAACAGCAG AGTCACCTGCTAGAGGTGGGATGGAATAACACTGACAGCGCGAGGACAGATATTGAGAGAAATCTGAATTGTTGTGGATTCAGAGTTTTTGATCCAAATGAAACCTGCTTCTCT GATTGTTTTAGAAGTCACCAGTGTCAACCATGTGCACCAATAATGGAAGAATATTCTGGGATGGTGCTGAGATACGTCGGAGGCATAGGTCTCTTCTTCAGTTTCACAGAG ATTCTGGGAGTCTGGCTGACTTACAGATACAGAAACCAAAAGGATCCTCGTGCAAACCCTAGTGCATTTCTTTGA